Genomic window (Jeotgalibaca ciconiae):
GAGGAAAGATAATGACTGCAAATTGGGAAAAAACAGGCACTAACGAAGGTGTCTTAACATTTGAAATACCTGCAGAAACAATTAAAGCTGAAACGGATAAAGTATTTAACAAAGTTAAAAAGAATATTTCTGTTCCTGGATTCAGAAAAGGGAAAGTTCCTCGTCATATTTTCAACAAACAATACGGCGAAGAATCATTATATGAAGATGCTTTGAATGCTGCTTTACCAGAAGCATATGACAATGCTGTTAAAGAAGCAGGAATTGATCCAGTTTCCCAACCTAATATTGACATCAAGAGCATGGAAAAAGGTCAAGCTTGGGTAATCACAGCTGATGTAACTGTAAAACCAGAAGTAAAACTTGGTGAATACAAAAACTTGACGGTTGAAAAACAAGATCGCGAAGTAACTGAAGCAGACGTGGAAGATGCATTAAAAGAACGTCAAGAACGTCATGCTGAACTAGTATTGAAAGAAGATGCAGCTGCTGAAGGTGATACAGTTGTTATCGATTATGAAGGATTCTTGGGCGAAGAAGCTTTTGAAGGCGGAAAAGACCAAAACCATTCACTAGAACTAGGTTCTAATTCATTCATTCCAGGCTTTGAAGAGCAATTAGTGGGTGCAAAAGCTGGCGAAGAAAAAGATGTAGTTGTTACATTCCCGGAAGAATATCAAGCTGAAGATCTAGCTGGAAAAGAAGCTACATTTAAAGTTGTTGTTCATGAAGTGAAAACAAAAGAACTTCCTGAGTTGGATGATGAGTTTGCAAAAGATTTAGATGAAGAAGTTGAATCAATCGACGAATTAAAAGAAAAAATTCGTAAAGAACTAGAAGAAAGCAAAAAATCTGTTGCTGATGAAGTTGTTCAAGAAACAGCAATTCGCCAAGCAGTAGATAACGCTGAAGTTGTGGAATTACCACATGTAATGGTTCATGACGAAGTTCACCGTCAAATGGATTTATTCTTGAATGATATGCAAAGACAAGGTATTTCTCCAGAAATGTATTATCAAATTACTGGAACTACTGAACAAGATCTTCATAAACAAATGGAAGAAGATGCAGACGTTCGTACAAAAACAACGCTTGTCTTAGAGCAAATTATTAAAGAAGAAAATATTCAAGCTACTGAAGAAGAAATCAATGAAGAAATCGAAACATTAGCTTCTCAATACAACATGGATGTTGAACGTGTACGTGGTTTAATAAGCAATGACATGTTAACAAATGATATCCAAATGAAGAAAGCTATGGCTTTAATTAGTGATTCAGCTGTAGAAGCATAAACACTTTTTGTAAGCTGGAATAAAGAGACATCTGCATCGTTTGCAATGTCTCTTTATTTTTTGACTGGATGACAAACAGAATAGTTGTGATTTGGTCAAAATATGTTAAGATTAGGTGCGTTATTAGAAAACTCACTGCTAACATAGTTTTTAATACGCTAGGTTTTTTATAAAAACCTATCAGTTAATGAATGGCACCTCTATATACTTTTCTGTTTTATGGTAAAATAGAAGAGATGAAGGGTGAAATTACATATATAAGTATGAAAGGGGAATGCATATGTTCCGAGACGATGGCACAAGCATTCATTGTTCCTTTTGCGGAAAATCTTCTGACCAAGTAAAGAAAATTATTGCTGGTCC
Coding sequences:
- the tig gene encoding trigger factor — protein: MTANWEKTGTNEGVLTFEIPAETIKAETDKVFNKVKKNISVPGFRKGKVPRHIFNKQYGEESLYEDALNAALPEAYDNAVKEAGIDPVSQPNIDIKSMEKGQAWVITADVTVKPEVKLGEYKNLTVEKQDREVTEADVEDALKERQERHAELVLKEDAAAEGDTVVIDYEGFLGEEAFEGGKDQNHSLELGSNSFIPGFEEQLVGAKAGEEKDVVVTFPEEYQAEDLAGKEATFKVVVHEVKTKELPELDDEFAKDLDEEVESIDELKEKIRKELEESKKSVADEVVQETAIRQAVDNAEVVELPHVMVHDEVHRQMDLFLNDMQRQGISPEMYYQITGTTEQDLHKQMEEDADVRTKTTLVLEQIIKEENIQATEEEINEEIETLASQYNMDVERVRGLISNDMLTNDIQMKKAMALISDSAVEA